From the genome of Perca flavescens isolate YP-PL-M2 chromosome 1, PFLA_1.0, whole genome shotgun sequence, one region includes:
- the coxfa4l3 gene encoding normal mucosa of esophagus-specific gene 1 protein, with product MVGFFQMLRKKKELIPLIGFMAFAATGATSAAIYFLLTKPDVILNKTLNPEPWERLNPAKPQKLITINQQWKPVEELEYVKSLTK from the exons ATGGTGGGATTTTTCCAAATgttgagaaagaaaaaggag TTGATCCCTCTGATAGGGTTCATGGCTTTTGCTGCAACAGGAGCCACCTCGGCTGCTATCTACTTTCTATTAACCAAACCTGATGTTAT CTTGAATAAGACCCTAAACCCAGAACCATGGGAGAGACTTAACCCAGCAAAACCCCAAAAG CTCATCACCATCAATCAGCAGTGGAAACCAGTGGAGGAGCTGGAGTATGTAAAGAGCCTCACCAAATAA
- the slc30a4 gene encoding putative proton-coupled zinc antiporter SLC30A4 — translation MSGGNLLSKVRSAFRRERSDWDLSDTAPFDFSDELVDDDTPKFNKLKVVVSGEMSDYSAGAPSNGVAVNTLVMADDDDSLLDSSSSLGSPAGLNMDPCDSCTKKRERIKHKRVMKRLIIAALLYFLFMTGEIIGGYLSNSLAIMTDAVHMLTDVVGILFSLLALWLSTKPPTRRFTFGLHRLEVVSAVLSVVLIYILTAILLYEAVQRTVHQEFDIDGDVMLITAAVGVAVNLIMGFLLNQDGHLHSHGHGHSHGHGHSHGSAAASSLQSAGSGQQQRQHGSLAVRAAFIHALGDLVQSVGVLIAAYIVRFKPEFKLADPICTYIFSVLVLFTTFRIIRDTIVIVLEGVPRHLDTRRIKEDLLKLEDVQSVDELNVWALTADKTAALVHLQLTPSSASNWEDVQAKARHLLLHTYGLTRCTVQVQTHRLRPVRSCTHCQQPSA, via the exons ATGTCAGGTGGGAACCTGTTGAGCAAGGTGCGGTCAGCCTTTAGGAGAGAGCGGAGCGACTGGGACCTGAGCGACACGGCGCCCTTTGACTTCTCCGACGAGCTGGTGGACGATGACACGCCCAAATTCAACAAGCTGAAGGTTGTGGTCTCCGGAGAGATGTCCGACTACTCTGCCGGAGCTCCGTCCAACGGCGTGGCGGTGAACACGCTGGTGATGGCAGATGATGATGACTCCCTGCTGGACTCTTCTTCCAGCCTGGGCAGCCCAGCTGGGTTAAACATGGACCCCTGTGACAGCTGCACCAAGAAGAGGGAAAGGATCAAACACAAGAGAGTGATGAAAAGGCTCATCATTGCAGCTTTGCTCTATTTCCTTTTCATGACAGGTGAAATCATAG GTGGTTACTTGTCAAACAGCTTAGCCATTATGACTGACGCTGTGCACATGCTAACCGATGTGGTgggcattttgttttctctgctgGCTCTCTGGCTCTCCACCAAACCTCCCACAAGAAGATTCACATTCGGACTGCACCGCCTTG AGGTGGTATCGGCAGTCCTCAGTGTGGTGCTCATCTACATTCTGACGGCCATACTGCTCTATGAGGCGGTTCAGAGGACGGTACACCAAGAATTCGACATAGATGGAGATGTCATGCTCATCACTGCAGCTGTGGGTGTGGCTGTCAACCTCAT AATGGGTTTCTTGTTAAACCAAGATGGTCACCTCCACTCTCACGGCCATGGTCACTCTCACGGCCATGGTCACTCTCACGGCTCTGCAGCTGCCTCAAGTTTACAGTCAGCTGGGTCAGGTCAGCAGCAGAGGCAGCACGGCAGCCTGGCTGTAAGAGCTGCCTTCATCCACGCTTTGGGAGACCTCGTCCAGAGTGTCGGGGTGCTCATAGCCGCCTACATTGTCCGCTTCAAG CCAGAGTTTAAGTTGGCAGACCCCATCTGTACCTACATCTTCTCTGTTCTGGTTCTCTTCACCACATTCCGCATCATACGAGACACAATAGTCATCGTGCTGGAGG GTGTTCCCAGGCATCTGGACACCCGGAGAATCAAAGAGGACCTTCTGAAGCTGGAGGACGTCCAATCAGTGGATGAGCTGAATGTCTGGGCGCTGACAGCTGACAAGACTGCAGCACTGGTGCACCTGCAGCTCA CGCCCTCTAGCGCCAGCAACTGGGAGGACGTGCAGGCGAAGGCTCGCCACCTGCTGCTTCACACCTACGGTCTCACCAGGTGCACAGTGCAGGTCCAGACACACAGGCTGAGGCCGGTACGCAGTTGTACACACTGCCAGCAGCCCAGTGCCTAA
- the bloc1s6 gene encoding biogenesis of lysosome-related organelles complex 1 subunit 6 has protein sequence MEVEEMEDEGPSTQSEPPHSEDLQLEQQESLHLESLAPAENVFVDKKAVDKLTEGLLSHYLPDLQNSKQALQELTQNQLILLDTMDQEVTKFRECNALLDLNSLFTEAKVYHNKLVNIRKEMIMLHEKTTKLKKRALKLQQKKQKEALEKEQQREKELERERQLIAKPAKRT, from the exons ATGGAGGTAGAGGAGATGGAAGATGAAGGACCTTCGACCCAGAGTGAACCTCCACAcagtgaag ATCTCCAGTTGGAACAGCAGGAATCACTGCATCTGGAGAGCTTAGCCCCTGCAGAGAACGTGTTTGTGGATAAGAAAGCTGTGGACAAACTCACAGAGGGATTACTCTCACACTACCTACCAGATCTACAGAACTCTAAACAGGCCCTCCAAGAGCTCAC ACAAAATCAGCTGATATTGTTAGACACAATGGACCAAGAAGTCACCAAGTTCAGGGAATGCAATGCTTTACTGGACCTCAATTCACTG TTTACAGAGGCCAAGGTTTACCACAATAAACTGGTGAACATTAGGAAAGAGATGATTATGCTTCACGAAAAAACAACTAAACTGAAG AAAAGAGCTTTGAAGCTGCAGCAAAAGAAGCAGAAGGAGGCGCTGGAGAAGGAGCAGCAACGTGAGAAGGAgcttgagagagagaggcagcttATTGCCAAACCTGCAAAAAGAACGTAG